The sequence GCCTGAAAAAATGGGGGATCCATGTACTTGAGGATGGCCATCTTGATTTAACCGACGCCACGATTCGCCATAGTGGCATCGGCCTATTTGTAGTTGGTCGAGCCCGCGCCGAGTACTGCGCTTTATACAGCCAACGGGGCAGTCAAGTCTGCGTAAGCGGAAACGGCCGGTTTGTAATGAAACACTCGCATATTTACCAAGGAAAGAGCGCGGCGATTTATTTTGACCAGAACAGCCGCAGCTTTGTGGAAAATTGCCAAATCTACGGCCATCATTCTGAAAATATGCAACTTAAATCAACAGGCAACAGCGAAGCCGCTTTAAAAGATTGCCTGATCTATGAAAGCTCTTCTGGAGGGGCACTTGTCCTTGGCGAATCGAAGCTGACATTGAATTCATGTACGTTGACTAATAATGTACCGAGACAAGTAGTCGTTTTAGGCGGGGAAACGATTATCCAAAATAGTTTGTTTGAAACAGGACAAATTGGAGTGGACATTAACGATAACGGTACCGCCCAACTTGAAGCAACGATTCTCACGTCGCACGAAGACGACCATATTCGCGTTGGCGATGGCGCCCTTTACGTGTATCGAAGTACAATTAAATTTGGGCAAAAATCAGGCGTAGTCCTGACGAAAAACGCCTATGCCCATATTGAATCAAGCGATTTGTTCGGCCACATGATGCCACAATTAGCAGTAAGCGAACAAGCACGTGTAAGCCTAAAACATAGCGCTATCTTCTATGGCAAACATTATGGGTTTTGGCTGACGGAACAAGCAAGTGCAGATGTTGGCCACTGCCGCTTTTATGAAAATGAACTGAATCAACTCGTCATTGCAGACAAAAGTGAAGCCGACCTAGAAGACATACAAGTCTTTGATGGAGCGCAAAGCGGCCTTTATATTCATGACCATAGCCATGCGAATGTTGTAAATTCAACTTTTTACCATCATAATGACCTTTATCCGCAAATTTATGTAAGCAGCCATTCAACGATTACAATGAAAGAAAGCAAGCTTTATGACAGTTATGAGAGCGGCATCCGCTTTGACATGGAAGCGAGCGGGCTCCTGGAACATTGCCAGTTTAGCGGCCATTACGAAGCACAAATTGATATCCAACATAGCGCTCCAACGATTCGAGAATGCGTGATCGAAAACGGCGGAACTTGCGCCATTCGCTTGCTCCATGCTGGCGGCTTCATCGAAAATTGTACATTTAGCGGCCATGAACACAATATTGCCATTGGGGGCGAATGCGACACAGACATTATCGGTCAAGAAGCTGACGCATTGCGCCAATACGCCGAAGCATTAAGTGTGACAGAAGAAATGGAAGCACAGCTCTCACAAGCTGAAATGCGGGCAGCACTAGAAAAAGCACAAAAAGACGCAGAGCGTGAAGAGCGGACAGTGGAAATTGTCGGTCTTGTAGAGGAATTGGAAGAACAACTCGGAAAAAAATAATCCTTTAGCAGATAATAGCTAAAAATTGAGGCGCCCTCTACAAGAAGGCGCCTGAGGTTGTCGACAAAGTCGACAAAATCATTCAGACTGATAGAAAACGTTTGTCAGACGAGGAGTGCAGCCGAGGGAAGATGCGAATAGAACGGGGGTTCATGAGCATATGACCGAGGCAAACGACGAAGTATGCGAGCGTTTGTCTACAGTCTGAGGCGCCCTCTACAAGAAGGCGCCTCATTATAGTCCGTTGAACGTATTATTCAGACTAAATCACGGGCTTATCCATTTTCCGTAAAAACGCAATTTGCCCGATATGGTAGGCATTATGCGTTGTTGTATTTGCAATTAACCCCCACCATTCGGCCTCTACCGGATAGCCTTTTACCTTCTCTGACAATTGCTTTTCTGTAATTAAGTCCTGCCAACGCAACAAAATGCCCAGCAGCTCCGTTTGCAAAGTTTGGAAGTTTTTATCTTTGGGGACAAGAAAGCTATCCGCATTCTTTTCAATGCCAGGTACTCTACTTGCGTCCGCTTTTTCATAGCGTGTCTGCCATGTTTGATTCCAGTAGATTAAATGTTGGACAATCTCGGCAATGCTATGACTCGATTTGTCAGGTTTCCAAAACGCCTCTATTTCCGTGATCCCTTTGACAGCTTCTTGGAAAGGGATATACCAGCTGGGGGCATTTGTATTTGCTAATAATTGGTCTAATAATACTGTTTTAGCATCAACCATTTTTCTCAACTCCTCCTATAAATCTTCTAAAAAATCGAATTTGGCAGTTTCCACTGGAACTCCTTTCTTCCTGTATCGCTGTTTATCCGCTCTTTGCCTCCTATTTTATTAAAAGCAAAAGGATACCATACACCTACTATCGCAGAAGTGATATAGGGCGTAAAGTATACTAGGGTTGGCAACGTGTCAATCACTGTAAATTGTGATAAAACGAATGGCAGCCCGCTTCCATACCCGGTATTCGTTTTCCGATGTCCAATGGAAGTATCTTTTACCCAAACTCCCTTATTTTGCTTTTTCTTACTCATAAGGGTACTCTAGTCATGCGAAGTTCTGACGATTATAGGCACGGAAAACAGCAACGACCAGCAAATACCTGACTGCTGGTCGTTTTTGTTTTACTTCTTATTTCGGTACAAATACATCGTAAGCGGAGCAAAAACAGCTGCAATTAAAAACGATACAGCTACTACCCAGCCTACCTGTTCACCCGTCGCCGTTCCATGCATGAAGCCACGAACGGCATCGACTAATAAGGAGATTGGATTGATGTCGACAAAAACTTGGAGCCACGATGGCAACGTTCCTGGATCGACGAAGACATTGCTAACAAAAGTGAGCGGAAACAGCACCATCATGCTGACCATCATGAGCGATTTATCAGAACGCATAATAAGGCCAAGCGTCGTCCAAATCCACGATAAGCTGAAGCAGAAAAGCAAGATCAGCGCAACGGCGGCAATGACGCCAAGCGCTCCCCCTTCTGGACGAAATCCAAGAATAAGGCCAAGTACAATCATGATCACAGATGCCATTGTATAGCGGACTGTATCTACCAGCAACGAGCCGATCAAAGCCGAAGGCAGCCAGATTGGCAACGTTCGGAAACGGTCGAAGATGCCTTTTCGAATATCGTTGTTTAAATCAAGTCCAGTATACATTGTAATTTGCGCGACGGTCATGACAAGAATCCCTGGCAGGAGGAATTGCAAGTATTCATTTGTGGAGCCAGAAATCGCACCGCCAAATAAATAAGTGAACATCAACAGGAAAATAACCGGAAAGACTGTCACATCAAACATTTGTTCAGGAATGTGCTTAATCCGCAGCAGCGCCCTAGTCGCGAATGTCATTGACGCAGCGAGTGGATTCGGGCGAGGCGGGCGCCTGCTTTTGGCAATCGCATCCGCTAATTGCATGCTTTGTTCTTGTTTATTTCCTTCCGTTGCCTCGTTCATTCGCTCCCCTCCTTTTCTTCCTCTGGGGTTTGCACCATTTCACCAGTCAGCGTCAAAAAGACCTCATCTAGACTCGGCTGTCCAAGGGAAAATGTACGGACAGCTATGTTTGCGCTCGCTAATTTTCCTACAGCAGCTGCCGCCACATCTGGATTACCCGTTTGCGCGGTAAGCGACGTCGGGTCTTTTCCAGGATGCACCATGGTGTTCTGATCTTCCGCCAGCAATTGCATCGCCCTTTCCCGATCGCTTGCTTGTTGCAGCGTCAAGTGGAGTGTATTCGTGCCAACCGATGCTTTCAACTCACTGCTTGTGCCTTCAGCAATAATCTTGCCATGGTTGATAACGGCAATCCGGTCCGCCAGCTGGTCAGCTTCCTCCAAATATTGCGTTGTAAGGAGCACTGTCGTACCAGCATCGACCAATGTACGGACAATATCCCACACTTGGTTGCGGCTCCGGGGATCAAGCCCTGTGGTTGGTTCATCAAGAAACAGCAGTTCAGGCGTAACAACAATGCTAGCGGCAATGTCTATGCGGCGACGCATCCCGCCCGAGTAATTTTTCACTTGCCTTTTTGCGGCTTCCTCTAATCCAAATGCATGGAGCAATTCTTCCCCTCGCCGTCTTGCTTGTTTCCGCTTATATCCCATAAGTCGGGCAATCATCGTCAAATTTTCAATGCCAGTTAAATCTTCATCGATGGAAGCATATTGTCCTGTTAAACTGATCCGGCTTCTGACTGCATCTGTGTCTTTGGCGAGGTCATGGCCAAAGATCTTCGCCTCACCACCATCTGGTTTTAAAAGAGTCGCAAGCATGCGGATTGTCGTCGTCTTTCCCGCCCCGTTTGGCCCAAGAAAGCCATAGACCGTTCCTTTTACGACAGACAAATCGACGCCATCAACAGCCCGATGCTTGCCAAACACTTTCACGAGGCCTTTCGCCTCGATCGCCTTTTCTTCTGTCATTTGCACCAACTATATTCAGCCCCCTTTTTTACCAACATTACTCCTATTCAGTCAAACGCTTATTTATGCTCAACGCCCAATCCACAAATGATCACGCCTTGCGCCTGACACTTGGAAAAATACGCCACATCGTGATGAGCGACAGCAAGACCGATGGCGCGCACTTTATT is a genomic window of Shouchella clausii containing:
- a CDS encoding right-handed parallel beta-helix repeat-containing protein, whose amino-acid sequence is MKTIHVTRKLLSKYKTIEEALLDASDGDTIKIDQGTYQESVTIAKSVHLVGLGEPETVIIQAPMDIINKASVSIKNISFAECEKGLTVKNGYAQLTHCQFTRLKKWGIHVLEDGHLDLTDATIRHSGIGLFVVGRARAEYCALYSQRGSQVCVSGNGRFVMKHSHIYQGKSAAIYFDQNSRSFVENCQIYGHHSENMQLKSTGNSEAALKDCLIYESSSGGALVLGESKLTLNSCTLTNNVPRQVVVLGGETIIQNSLFETGQIGVDINDNGTAQLEATILTSHEDDHIRVGDGALYVYRSTIKFGQKSGVVLTKNAYAHIESSDLFGHMMPQLAVSEQARVSLKHSAIFYGKHYGFWLTEQASADVGHCRFYENELNQLVIADKSEADLEDIQVFDGAQSGLYIHDHSHANVVNSTFYHHNDLYPQIYVSSHSTITMKESKLYDSYESGIRFDMEASGLLEHCQFSGHYEAQIDIQHSAPTIRECVIENGGTCAIRLLHAGGFIENCTFSGHEHNIAIGGECDTDIIGQEADALRQYAEALSVTEEMEAQLSQAEMRAALEKAQKDAEREERTVEIVGLVEELEEQLGKK
- a CDS encoding DinB family protein; the protein is MVDAKTVLLDQLLANTNAPSWYIPFQEAVKGITEIEAFWKPDKSSHSIAEIVQHLIYWNQTWQTRYEKADASRVPGIEKNADSFLVPKDKNFQTLQTELLGILLRWQDLITEKQLSEKVKGYPVEAEWWGLIANTTTHNAYHIGQIAFLRKMDKPVI
- a CDS encoding ABC transporter permease, whose amino-acid sequence is MNEATEGNKQEQSMQLADAIAKSRRPPRPNPLAASMTFATRALLRIKHIPEQMFDVTVFPVIFLLMFTYLFGGAISGSTNEYLQFLLPGILVMTVAQITMYTGLDLNNDIRKGIFDRFRTLPIWLPSALIGSLLVDTVRYTMASVIMIVLGLILGFRPEGGALGVIAAVALILLFCFSLSWIWTTLGLIMRSDKSLMMVSMMVLFPLTFVSNVFVDPGTLPSWLQVFVDINPISLLVDAVRGFMHGTATGEQVGWVVAVSFLIAAVFAPLTMYLYRNKK
- a CDS encoding ATP-binding cassette domain-containing protein, giving the protein MTEEKAIEAKGLVKVFGKHRAVDGVDLSVVKGTVYGFLGPNGAGKTTTIRMLATLLKPDGGEAKIFGHDLAKDTDAVRSRISLTGQYASIDEDLTGIENLTMIARLMGYKRKQARRRGEELLHAFGLEEAAKRQVKNYSGGMRRRIDIAASIVVTPELLFLDEPTTGLDPRSRNQVWDIVRTLVDAGTTVLLTTQYLEEADQLADRIAVINHGKIIAEGTSSELKASVGTNTLHLTLQQASDRERAMQLLAEDQNTMVHPGKDPTSLTAQTGNPDVAAAAVGKLASANIAVRTFSLGQPSLDEVFLTLTGEMVQTPEEEKEGSE